A genomic segment from Chloroflexota bacterium encodes:
- a CDS encoding 2-hydroxyacid dehydrogenase, with protein sequence MAYTVLYMGTPPQAHREVTLSVEPDGFENVWLEKADTADEVRAKFAEADFIVTGAISAEQIAMAPDVKLIQMPGVGYEKIDVAAANARGIPVAITPEGTITGVSEHVILLMLAIYKHLTEAHNALKQGRWIHNDLRHTALMLEHKRVGILGLGRIGREVAKRLRGFDVDAVYHDVVRQPAEVEQALGVRYLPFEELLQTADAITLHVFLGDGSKHLIGASELAMMKSSAILINTSRGGVIDEVALYAALRSGRIQAAGLDVFEVEPTPADNPLLTLDNVVVTPHMATANRDSMVKKSEACYANFGRVLRGETPINVVQPYAAVEAAVKA encoded by the coding sequence ATGGCGTACACCGTGCTCTACATGGGGACGCCGCCCCAGGCGCACCGCGAGGTGACGCTGAGCGTCGAGCCTGATGGCTTCGAGAACGTCTGGCTCGAAAAGGCGGACACGGCGGACGAGGTTCGCGCCAAGTTCGCCGAGGCCGACTTCATCGTCACGGGCGCGATCTCCGCCGAGCAGATCGCAATGGCGCCCGACGTGAAGCTGATCCAGATGCCGGGCGTCGGCTACGAGAAGATCGACGTCGCAGCGGCCAACGCGCGCGGCATCCCCGTCGCCATCACCCCCGAGGGGACGATCACGGGTGTGTCAGAGCACGTGATCCTGCTGATGCTGGCCATCTACAAGCACCTGACCGAGGCCCACAACGCCCTCAAGCAGGGCCGCTGGATTCACAACGACTTGCGCCACACCGCGCTGATGCTCGAGCACAAGCGGGTCGGCATTCTGGGGCTCGGGCGCATCGGGCGGGAGGTTGCGAAGCGGCTGCGTGGGTTCGACGTCGACGCGGTCTACCACGACGTCGTGCGCCAGCCAGCCGAAGTCGAGCAGGCGCTTGGCGTACGGTACTTGCCATTCGAGGAGCTGCTGCAGACGGCGGACGCCATCACGCTGCACGTCTTCCTGGGAGACGGCTCCAAGCACCTGATCGGCGCGTCCGAGCTGGCGATGATGAAGTCGAGCGCCATCCTGATCAACACTTCGCGGGGTGGCGTCATCGACGAGGTGGCCCTCTACGCGGCCCTGCGCTCAGGGCGGATTCAGGCGGCCGGCCTGGATGTGTTCGAGGTTGAGCCGACGCCGGCCGACAATCCGCTCCTGACGCTCGACAACGTGGTGGTGACGCCGCACATGGCGACGGCGAATCGCGACTCGATGGTCAAGAAGTCCGAGGCGTGCTACGCCAACTTCGGACGGGTGCTGCGCGGCGAGACGCCGATCAACGTCGTGCAGCCGTACGCGGCGGTCGAGGCAGCCGTGAAGGCGTAG
- a CDS encoding response regulator transcription factor, whose protein sequence is MSRESGGRTSRSVARLLIVDDHELARLGLVGALQGERGIAIVGEARDGLEALQLCQELGPDLVLMDVRMPKMDGLSATAEIVKTCPRTSVIMLTMQEDPEYVLEALKVGASGYLLKDSGRPEIVNAIRQVLAGESLLNAGMVAELLQRLGRDRGAQPESTPAGSTHNLSDREVEVLTLLAAGKTNREIARDLVLSVSTVKTHVEHVIAKLEVADRTQAAVKATRLGIVRAAT, encoded by the coding sequence ATGTCGCGTGAGTCAGGCGGGCGGACCAGCCGCTCGGTGGCGCGGCTGCTGATCGTCGACGACCACGAGCTGGCGCGGCTCGGACTGGTCGGCGCGCTGCAGGGCGAGCGTGGGATCGCCATCGTCGGTGAGGCGCGAGACGGCCTGGAAGCGTTGCAGCTCTGCCAGGAGCTTGGCCCCGACCTGGTGCTGATGGACGTGCGGATGCCCAAGATGGACGGCCTCTCGGCGACTGCCGAGATCGTCAAGACCTGCCCGCGCACCAGCGTCATCATGCTGACGATGCAGGAAGACCCGGAGTACGTGCTCGAAGCGCTGAAGGTCGGGGCATCGGGGTACTTGCTCAAAGACTCGGGGCGGCCGGAGATCGTCAACGCGATCCGTCAGGTGCTGGCCGGCGAGTCGCTGCTGAACGCCGGGATGGTGGCCGAGTTGCTGCAGCGGCTCGGGCGGGACCGCGGGGCGCAGCCTGAGTCGACGCCGGCTGGCTCGACGCACAACCTGTCCGACCGCGAGGTCGAGGTGCTGACCTTGCTGGCCGCCGGCAAGACGAATCGTGAGATCGCTCGGGATCTGGTGCTGAGCGTCAGCACGGTCAAGACGCACGTCGAGCACGTGATCGCCAAGCTCGAAGTCGCGGACCGCACCCAGGCCGCCGTCAAGGCGACCCGCCTCGGCATCGTGCGCGCCGCCACCTGA
- a CDS encoding transketolase, which yields MVQALGHGYLGQGLGVADILTAVYFHELARDEAQPIDAWLADPDRGRFVLSVGHYAIALFGVLAELGAYTDEELATYGQDGSDVEQNATEFAKGFEVTGGSLGQGLSQAIGMALGARLRTLEGRKAYRVYALVSDGELQEGQVWEAIMSAAHYRLDNLVAIFDLNQIQADGPPATVMGIEPVHEKLRAFGWNVSRVDGNDLAALLAAFAEARTVQGQPSAIVCDTLPGRGVPSIEQREKVHYVRPRDPRELDGLIEELETEAAAWR from the coding sequence ATGGTGCAGGCTCTCGGCCACGGCTACCTCGGGCAGGGGCTCGGCGTGGCCGACATCCTGACCGCCGTCTACTTCCACGAGCTTGCTCGGGATGAGGCGCAGCCCATCGACGCCTGGCTGGCTGACCCAGACCGCGGCCGCTTCGTGCTATCGGTCGGCCACTACGCCATCGCGCTGTTCGGCGTGCTGGCCGAGCTTGGCGCATACACGGACGAGGAGCTGGCGACCTACGGCCAGGACGGCAGCGACGTGGAGCAGAACGCCACCGAGTTCGCGAAGGGCTTCGAGGTCACTGGCGGCTCGCTCGGGCAGGGACTGTCGCAGGCCATCGGCATGGCGCTCGGCGCCCGGTTGCGGACGCTCGAAGGCCGCAAGGCGTATCGAGTGTACGCCCTCGTGTCTGATGGCGAGCTGCAAGAGGGACAGGTCTGGGAGGCGATCATGTCGGCTGCCCACTACCGCCTCGACAACCTTGTGGCGATCTTCGACCTGAACCAGATCCAGGCGGATGGCCCGCCCGCCACCGTCATGGGCATCGAGCCGGTCCACGAGAAGCTGCGCGCCTTCGGCTGGAACGTCAGCCGGGTGGACGGCAACGATCTGGCGGCCCTGCTGGCGGCCTTCGCAGAGGCGCGGACCGTCCAGGGTCAGCCGAGCGCCATCGTCTGCGATACCCTGCCGGGCCGAGGCGTCCCGAGCATCGAGCAGCGCGAGAAGGTCCACTACGTCCGCCCGCGCGACCCGCGCGAGCTGGATGGGTTGATCGAGGAGCTGGAGACGGAGGCGGCGGCATGGCGATGA
- a CDS encoding hydroxyacid dehydrogenase, with protein sequence MKAVSEKPVAVFFDLEGWEEPYLREQLPEVEVRATSDLLLPGRVGPTADADIVSVFIMSRVTADVMAAMPDLRFVATRSTGFDHVDLAAAKARGIQVANVPYYGENTVAEHTMALILSLSRNVHRAYVRTVAGNYSLEGLRGFDLQGKRLGIIGAGSIGLHVIRMAKGFGMEVVASDLRQNRLIADVLGFEYVDLDTLLATSDVISLHLPYSAGARHLLDRERLAKVKRGALLINTARGQLVDTDGLLWALDAGILGGAGLDVFEGEDMVNREEQLLATDTGAEEQLKAAMRLHLLQRRENVVLTPHIAFNSHEAVRRILDTTVGNIRAFLAGQPTNLVGA encoded by the coding sequence GTGAAGGCCGTGTCCGAGAAGCCCGTTGCCGTGTTCTTCGATCTCGAGGGGTGGGAGGAGCCGTACCTGCGGGAGCAGCTACCGGAGGTCGAGGTGCGCGCCACCAGCGACTTGCTCCTGCCGGGCCGTGTCGGCCCCACCGCTGACGCCGACATCGTGTCGGTGTTCATCATGTCACGCGTCACCGCCGACGTGATGGCCGCCATGCCCGACTTGCGTTTTGTGGCGACCCGCTCGACCGGTTTCGATCATGTCGATCTCGCGGCGGCGAAGGCGCGCGGGATTCAGGTCGCCAACGTGCCCTACTACGGCGAGAACACCGTGGCCGAGCACACGATGGCGCTGATCCTGTCGCTCTCGCGGAACGTGCACCGGGCCTATGTCCGGACGGTGGCCGGCAACTACAGCCTGGAGGGGCTGCGCGGCTTCGACCTCCAGGGCAAGCGGCTGGGCATCATCGGGGCCGGCAGCATCGGCCTGCACGTCATCCGGATGGCGAAGGGCTTCGGGATGGAGGTCGTGGCGAGCGACCTGCGCCAGAATCGCCTGATCGCCGACGTGCTCGGCTTCGAGTACGTCGATCTCGACACGCTCCTCGCGACATCGGACGTGATCAGCCTCCACCTGCCGTACAGCGCTGGCGCACGCCACCTGCTCGACCGCGAGCGGCTGGCGAAGGTCAAGCGGGGAGCCTTGCTGATCAACACGGCGCGCGGGCAGCTGGTGGACACCGACGGGCTGCTCTGGGCGCTCGACGCCGGCATCCTCGGCGGGGCCGGCCTGGACGTGTTCGAGGGCGAGGATATGGTCAACCGTGAAGAGCAGTTGTTGGCGACGGACACCGGCGCCGAGGAGCAGTTGAAGGCCGCCATGCGGCTGCACCTGCTCCAGCGGCGCGAGAACGTCGTGCTGACACCGCACATCGCGTTCAACAGCCACGAGGCCGTGCGGCGGATCCTTGACACGACGGTCGGCAACATCCGAGCGTTCCTGGCGGGCCAGCCGACCAACCTCGTCGGGGCTTGA
- a CDS encoding transketolase family protein, giving the protein MAMIDAAMMGAVAAEAQAVDAPFGRALLALGKARADVVGMSADLSKYTDILPFAEAFPERFYQAGMAEANMMGIAAGLARVGYTPFVTTYGVFASRRAFDQVAMAIALGRQNVKIFAFLPGLTTPGGPTHQAIEDVALMRSLPNMVVIDPADARELGQVVQAVADHDGPAYVRGPRGVVQIVLPQGYQFEIGKARLLRDGADVGLISTGIMTERALQAADVLAARGVQASVLHASSLKPFDAEAVRALAARVPALVSVENGTVLGGLGSAVSEALAAAGSGVPLTTLGVQDLFPVAGSLDFLLERYGLTPAAIAEQAEAAVRRTSDTQSATEG; this is encoded by the coding sequence ATGGCGATGATCGACGCGGCGATGATGGGCGCGGTGGCCGCCGAGGCCCAGGCCGTCGATGCGCCGTTTGGCCGGGCGCTGCTGGCGCTCGGGAAGGCGCGCGCCGATGTGGTCGGCATGTCCGCCGACCTCTCCAAGTACACCGATATCCTGCCGTTTGCCGAGGCGTTCCCCGAGCGCTTCTACCAGGCCGGCATGGCCGAAGCGAACATGATGGGCATCGCGGCGGGGCTGGCGCGCGTCGGCTACACGCCGTTCGTCACCACCTACGGCGTCTTCGCCAGCCGGCGGGCGTTCGATCAGGTGGCGATGGCGATCGCGCTGGGCCGCCAGAACGTCAAGATCTTCGCCTTTCTGCCGGGCCTGACGACCCCCGGCGGCCCGACCCACCAGGCCATCGAAGACGTGGCCCTGATGCGAAGCCTGCCGAACATGGTGGTGATCGATCCGGCCGACGCCCGCGAGCTTGGGCAGGTCGTGCAGGCCGTCGCCGACCATGACGGGCCGGCCTACGTGCGCGGCCCGCGCGGCGTCGTGCAGATCGTCCTGCCCCAGGGCTACCAGTTCGAGATTGGCAAAGCCCGGCTGCTGCGCGATGGGGCGGATGTCGGCCTGATCTCGACCGGCATCATGACGGAGCGGGCGTTGCAGGCGGCTGACGTCCTGGCGGCGCGCGGCGTCCAGGCCAGCGTGCTGCACGCCAGCAGCCTGAAGCCGTTCGACGCCGAGGCCGTCAGAGCGCTGGCGGCCCGCGTGCCGGCCCTGGTCAGCGTGGAGAATGGGACCGTCCTCGGCGGGCTGGGGAGCGCCGTCTCTGAGGCGCTGGCGGCGGCCGGCAGCGGCGTGCCGCTCACCACGCTGGGCGTGCAGGATCTCTTCCCGGTGGCCGGCTCGCTCGACTTCCTGCTCGAGCGGTACGGGCTGACCCCGGCCGCCATCGCGGAACAGGCCGAGGCGGCCGTTCGCCGGACTTCTGACACGCAGTCTGCTACGGAGGGCTGA
- a CDS encoding alcohol dehydrogenase catalytic domain-containing protein has product MRALVYLGPDQLELENRPTPTPREGEALIRIRYAGICGTDLHLWHGEMSTVNPPVVVGHELVGEVVTDTTGRYSAGQRVAVEPLLVCGSCLACRSGASHVCRTLRVQGVHADGGAAELLCTPTTRLHAIPDGLSWEEAGCTEPVSVAVHMVRRAGIELGDTVLVLGGGPIGFLVANVAKAAGARRVLISEVSKPRLSLAEQAGIETIDASLHDPVAVIREITNGEGADVVVEAVGHPATVAQMIPAARVQGRILVGGIGGVQPPTDLANVVFKELTLIGSRVYSSRDMATAVHLLGTGAINVKGLVTRTVPLEHAVTDGYERLRDSRDEMKILLAP; this is encoded by the coding sequence ATGCGCGCACTGGTCTACCTGGGGCCGGATCAGCTGGAGCTGGAGAACCGGCCGACGCCCACGCCCAGGGAGGGCGAAGCGCTGATCCGGATCCGCTACGCCGGGATCTGTGGGACGGACCTGCATCTGTGGCACGGCGAGATGTCGACGGTCAATCCGCCGGTCGTCGTCGGGCACGAGCTGGTGGGCGAGGTCGTGACGGACACCACGGGCCGCTATTCGGCCGGGCAGCGCGTCGCCGTCGAGCCGCTGCTGGTCTGCGGGAGCTGTCTGGCCTGCCGCTCCGGCGCATCGCACGTCTGTCGCACGCTGCGGGTCCAGGGCGTTCACGCCGACGGCGGCGCAGCGGAGCTGCTCTGCACGCCGACGACGCGGCTGCATGCGATCCCAGACGGCCTGTCCTGGGAGGAGGCTGGCTGCACCGAGCCGGTCTCGGTGGCCGTTCACATGGTGCGGCGCGCCGGCATCGAGCTGGGCGACACCGTCCTGGTGCTGGGCGGCGGCCCCATCGGCTTCCTGGTGGCGAACGTGGCGAAGGCGGCGGGTGCGCGCCGCGTGCTGATCTCGGAGGTCAGCAAGCCGCGCCTTTCGCTGGCCGAGCAGGCCGGCATCGAGACCATCGACGCCAGCCTGCACGACCCTGTCGCCGTGATCCGCGAGATCACGAACGGCGAGGGCGCGGATGTGGTGGTCGAGGCTGTCGGCCACCCGGCAACGGTCGCCCAGATGATCCCGGCCGCCCGCGTTCAGGGGCGCATCCTGGTCGGCGGGATCGGCGGAGTCCAGCCGCCGACCGACCTTGCGAACGTGGTGTTCAAAGAGCTGACCCTGATCGGCTCGCGCGTCTACTCCTCGCGCGACATGGCGACGGCCGTGCACCTGCTCGGCACGGGGGCCATCAACGTCAAGGGGCTGGTGACGCGGACGGTCCCGCTGGAGCACGCGGTCACCGATGGCTACGAGCGGCTGCGAGACTCCCGCGACGAGATGAAGATCCTGCTCGCACCGTAA
- a CDS encoding EAL domain-containing protein has translation MWQFGRWGGESYMLLVGGFVDVPLNLVGAGLAWRISVTGDLDHMTRRAWRFIGIGSVSYGMGNALWGYYESLLRVSPSPSLADVAYLGSFPLMMAGLVSFPLAFRTRGERARYWLDVCIVLVGSAMVLLHFVLPQMVAEGDDLAASILAYAYVVGCLVLLFGVITLLLRGYQGSSQRVMELLALSVGLILVADLFLAELFPERKYTGGDLLDVAWLTSELLIVAAAQLQYRGRAEIIVEPTAHAAGRPMAWLPYAAIAAGYGLLLVVSFTDAGTELYNLVIGAMALTALVVVRQVLAVRENGELLAEIEGRRVEARFRSLVQHASDAILVVDADTAIRYQTPSVATMFGFAPEDSLGARFLAWVHPDDAGHAQVLLAENAGHDPTATATEWRLRRRDGGWLHAEVIATNLLADPNVNGIVLTIRDIGERKALERQLTHQAFHDPLTGLSNRALFHNRVAHALARQERGGGDLIVLFLDLDDFKTVNDSLGHAAGDHLLVTLAGRLQTVVRTADTIARLGGDEFAILLEQPTSMAEAEEIAERIQSALRVPIPVEGHELLMNASIGIAAGRPGDGANELLRNADVAMYMVKTRGKAGWASFRPDMHEAAVQRLALKADLQRAVDQDEFDVFYQPTVAIATGQIIGAEALIRWRHPVRGTVSPAEFIPLAEETGLIVPIGLKVLATACQQARTWQQELPFGSRFKVNVNLSARQLHDPRLIEQVQAMLQETGIAPDSLVLEITESMLMQDIESAISRLQAIKRLGVRLAIDDFGTGYSSLAYLRRFPIDVLKIDRAFVKDLARGVTDVALTSAIVELGRALDLELVAEGIETADQRLHLMRMGCELGQGYLWSKPVPADEFNQLLMDGSFAAADLPRRPILLSSRRGNLVRP, from the coding sequence GTGTGGCAGTTTGGCCGCTGGGGCGGCGAGTCGTACATGCTGCTCGTCGGCGGATTCGTCGACGTGCCGCTCAACCTGGTGGGCGCAGGGCTGGCGTGGCGGATATCGGTAACGGGCGACCTGGACCACATGACGCGCCGCGCCTGGCGCTTCATCGGCATCGGTTCGGTCAGCTACGGCATGGGAAACGCCCTCTGGGGCTACTACGAGTCGCTGCTTCGCGTGTCGCCCAGCCCATCGCTGGCCGATGTTGCCTACCTCGGCAGTTTCCCGCTCATGATGGCCGGCCTGGTGAGCTTTCCACTGGCGTTCCGCACGCGGGGTGAGCGAGCACGCTACTGGCTCGACGTGTGCATCGTCCTCGTCGGCTCGGCGATGGTACTCCTGCACTTTGTACTTCCGCAGATGGTCGCCGAGGGTGACGACCTCGCGGCCAGTATCCTGGCGTACGCCTACGTCGTCGGATGCCTGGTGCTCCTGTTCGGCGTCATCACGCTGCTGCTGCGCGGCTACCAGGGCTCGTCGCAACGGGTCATGGAGCTGCTCGCGCTCAGCGTCGGTCTGATCCTGGTGGCTGACCTGTTCCTGGCTGAGCTCTTCCCGGAGAGGAAGTACACCGGCGGCGACCTGCTCGACGTCGCCTGGCTCACCTCGGAGCTGCTGATCGTGGCTGCCGCGCAACTGCAATACCGGGGTCGGGCAGAGATCATCGTCGAACCCACGGCGCATGCCGCCGGCCGGCCGATGGCATGGCTGCCGTATGCCGCCATCGCTGCCGGCTACGGCCTGCTGCTGGTCGTCTCGTTCACCGATGCGGGGACGGAGCTGTACAACCTCGTCATCGGCGCGATGGCCCTGACGGCGCTTGTGGTCGTCCGTCAGGTGCTGGCCGTCCGCGAGAACGGAGAGCTGCTGGCCGAGATCGAGGGGCGGCGCGTGGAGGCGCGCTTCCGGTCGCTCGTGCAGCATGCGTCGGACGCGATCCTGGTGGTGGACGCGGACACGGCGATCAGGTATCAGACGCCGTCGGTCGCTACGATGTTTGGCTTTGCCCCAGAGGATTCGCTCGGGGCACGCTTCCTGGCCTGGGTCCACCCTGACGATGCCGGCCATGCCCAGGTGCTCTTGGCTGAGAACGCAGGCCACGATCCGACCGCAACGGCGACGGAGTGGCGGCTGCGCCGTCGTGACGGCGGCTGGCTGCATGCCGAGGTCATCGCCACGAATCTTCTGGCAGACCCGAACGTCAACGGCATCGTCCTGACCATCCGCGACATCGGCGAGCGCAAGGCCCTGGAACGGCAGTTGACGCACCAGGCGTTCCACGACCCGCTCACCGGGCTCTCGAATCGGGCGCTGTTCCACAACCGCGTGGCCCACGCCCTGGCACGGCAGGAGCGTGGCGGCGGCGACCTGATCGTCCTGTTCCTGGACCTGGATGACTTCAAGACGGTGAACGACAGCCTCGGGCACGCCGCCGGCGACCATCTCCTGGTGACGCTGGCTGGTCGGCTGCAGACGGTCGTACGGACCGCCGACACCATCGCACGGCTCGGCGGCGACGAGTTCGCGATCCTGCTCGAACAGCCGACGTCCATGGCTGAAGCGGAGGAGATCGCCGAGCGGATCCAGAGCGCCCTGCGTGTGCCGATCCCGGTCGAGGGGCACGAGCTGCTGATGAACGCCAGCATCGGCATCGCGGCCGGGCGGCCCGGCGACGGCGCGAACGAGCTGCTCCGCAACGCCGACGTGGCGATGTACATGGTGAAGACCCGTGGCAAGGCCGGCTGGGCATCGTTCCGCCCCGACATGCACGAGGCGGCGGTGCAGCGGCTGGCCTTGAAGGCTGACCTCCAGCGGGCCGTCGATCAGGACGAGTTCGACGTGTTCTACCAGCCGACCGTCGCGATCGCGACCGGCCAGATCATCGGCGCGGAGGCGCTGATTCGCTGGCGTCACCCCGTGCGTGGCACGGTCTCGCCGGCCGAGTTCATCCCGCTGGCCGAGGAGACGGGGCTCATCGTTCCCATCGGGCTGAAGGTTCTGGCAACAGCCTGCCAGCAGGCACGCACCTGGCAGCAGGAGCTGCCGTTTGGTTCGCGCTTCAAGGTCAACGTGAACCTGTCGGCTCGCCAGCTCCACGATCCGCGCCTGATCGAGCAGGTGCAGGCGATGCTGCAGGAGACCGGAATCGCCCCTGACTCGCTGGTGCTCGAGATCACCGAGAGCATGCTGATGCAGGACATCGAGTCGGCCATCAGCCGGCTCCAGGCGATCAAGCGGCTGGGCGTTCGGCTCGCCATCGACGATTTCGGGACCGGCTACTCGTCGTTGGCCTACCTGCGACGCTTCCCTATCGACGTGCTGAAGATCGACCGCGCCTTCGTGAAGGATCTGGCGCGCGGCGTGACCGACGTGGCGCTTACCAGCGCCATTGTGGAGCTGGGTCGGGCGCTCGACCTGGAGCTGGTGGCCGAGGGCATCGAGACGGCGGACCAGCGGCTGCACCTGATGCGGATGGGGTGCGAGCTGGGGCAGGGCTACCTGTGGTCGAAACCGGTGCCGGCCGACGAGTTCAATCAGCTGCTGATGGACGGATCGTTCGCCGCCGCCGACCTGCCCCGCCGCCCGATCCTGCTGTCAAGCCGGCGCGGGAACCTGGTGCGCCCCTGA